One segment of Asaia bogorensis NBRC 16594 DNA contains the following:
- the dapB gene encoding 4-hydroxy-tetrahydrodipicolinate reductase has protein sequence MRIGIAGITGRLGALCVEEVAASGLELSGGLARKADPQKRIMTDPAQLAACSDVVIDVSSPAAILANAEAFAQAGCGWVIGTTGFGAAEELAIRAAATRIPVLRAANFAPGLTMLLDLARQLGARLPAHEYDAEILETHHRQKRDAPSGTALAIGERLAEGRGVALNDVMEVNRSGVRGEEAIGFASLRAGQIVGEHSLILTSGTEQITLSHRAFDRRVFAQGAVKAARFVAGKPAGLYEMAEIFGG, from the coding sequence GAGGAAGTGGCGGCATCCGGGCTTGAGCTGTCCGGTGGGCTGGCACGCAAGGCCGATCCGCAGAAGCGCATCATGACAGATCCGGCTCAGCTGGCGGCGTGCAGCGATGTTGTGATCGATGTCAGCAGCCCGGCTGCGATACTGGCCAACGCCGAAGCCTTTGCGCAGGCCGGCTGCGGCTGGGTGATCGGAACAACAGGGTTCGGCGCGGCGGAAGAACTGGCCATTCGCGCAGCCGCAACGCGGATCCCGGTGCTACGGGCTGCCAATTTCGCACCCGGCCTGACCATGTTGCTCGATCTGGCGCGTCAGCTCGGCGCCAGACTGCCTGCCCATGAATATGATGCTGAAATTCTGGAAACGCATCACCGTCAGAAGCGTGATGCCCCGTCCGGCACAGCCCTCGCCATTGGTGAGCGCCTTGCCGAGGGCCGTGGTGTCGCGCTGAACGACGTCATGGAAGTCAATCGCTCAGGCGTACGGGGTGAGGAGGCCATTGGTTTTGCCTCTCTGCGGGCCGGGCAGATTGTGGGCGAGCACAGCCTGATCCTGACTTCAGGCACAGAACAGATTACCCTGTCGCATCGTGCCTTCGACCGACGGGTCTTTGCCCAGGGTGCTGTAAAGGCTGCCCGCTTTGTGGCAGGTAAACCTGCCGGGTTATATGAGATGGCGGAAATATTCGGCGGCTGA
- the metK gene encoding methionine adenosyltransferase: MRNYGEFLFTSESVSEGHPDKVSDRISDTVLDAYLEADPEARVACETLCTTNRVVLAGEVRGPASITSELLIERARHAIKDIGYDQEGFSWKNAEITSLLHAQSADIAVGVDSAGEKDEGAGDQGIMFGFATRETEHLMPAPLYYAQSILEKVRDYRKSGHALGVGLLPDAKSQVTLRYVDGKPVGATSVVISTQHIEGMRQNTIREMLREVVREVLPEGWMCPEEEFYVNPTGNFVIGGPDGDAGLTGRKIIVDTYGGAAPHGGGAFSGKDPTKVDRSAAYAARYLAKNVVAAGLSDRCTIQLSYAIGVSKPLSVYVDLDGTGKDIDEARLGKLLNEMVDLSPRGIRKHLRLNRPIYVPTSAYGHFGRVPDPVLDNFTWEQTDLVSSLRGALNR, translated from the coding sequence GTGCGTAACTACGGCGAATTTCTCTTCACATCGGAATCCGTTTCTGAAGGTCATCCGGACAAGGTCTCTGACCGTATCAGCGATACCGTTCTGGACGCTTATCTGGAAGCAGACCCGGAAGCCCGCGTTGCGTGTGAAACCCTCTGCACCACCAACCGTGTCGTTCTGGCCGGTGAAGTTCGTGGTCCGGCTTCGATCACCAGCGAATTGCTGATCGAGCGCGCCCGTCACGCCATCAAGGATATCGGTTACGACCAGGAAGGTTTCTCCTGGAAGAACGCTGAAATCACCTCCCTGCTGCACGCGCAGTCCGCCGACATCGCTGTTGGCGTCGATAGCGCTGGCGAGAAGGATGAAGGCGCGGGCGACCAGGGCATCATGTTCGGCTTCGCCACCCGCGAGACCGAGCACCTGATGCCGGCCCCGCTCTATTACGCGCAGTCGATCCTCGAGAAGGTTCGTGACTACCGCAAGAGCGGCCATGCTCTGGGCGTCGGCCTGCTGCCGGATGCCAAGAGCCAGGTCACGCTGCGTTATGTCGATGGCAAGCCCGTTGGCGCGACGTCGGTCGTGATCTCGACGCAGCATATCGAGGGCATGCGCCAGAACACCATTCGCGAAATGCTGCGCGAAGTGGTTCGTGAAGTCCTGCCGGAAGGCTGGATGTGCCCGGAAGAAGAATTCTACGTCAATCCGACGGGCAACTTCGTGATCGGTGGTCCCGATGGCGATGCCGGCCTGACGGGTCGCAAGATCATTGTCGACACCTACGGTGGTGCAGCCCCCCATGGCGGCGGCGCCTTCTCGGGCAAGGACCCCACCAAGGTTGACCGTTCGGCTGCCTATGCCGCGCGCTACCTGGCCAAGAACGTGGTTGCTGCCGGTCTTTCCGATCGCTGCACCATCCAGCTCAGCTACGCCATTGGCGTGTCCAAGCCGCTCTCGGTCTATGTGGATCTCGATGGCACGGGCAAGGATATCGACGAAGCCCGTCTCGGCAAGCTGCTGAACGAAATGGTCGATCTCTCGCCGCGCGGTATCCGCAAGCATCTGCGCCTGAACCGTCCGATCTATGTGCCGACCTCGGCCTATGGCCATTTCGGTCGCGTGCCCGATCCGGTGCTGGACAACTTCACGTGGGAGCAGACCGATCTGGTCAGCTCGCTGCGCGGTGCCCTCAACCGCTGA
- the trmB gene encoding tRNA (guanine(46)-N(7))-methyltransferase TrmB — protein sequence MSDTPLKSQPERLYGRQRGHPLRARQQRLLDEALPRLRLNPDQAAAPQAAFTGAPVQGVWLEIGFGGGEHALDQSQRNPDVGYIAAEVFENGLCSLMSRIVPEGEEDTITPPDHFRIWPDDARQLLKSLPDGCLDRAYLMFPDPWPKARHAKRRFIHPENIRELARLLKPGAVWRVASDHPVYQDWVFEIMGAQDLFDAPPPAKGERPEGWSPTRYEAKAYREGRVPFYWTFTRRGA from the coding sequence CTGTCTGACACCCCTCTCAAGTCCCAGCCTGAGCGGCTTTATGGCCGCCAGCGCGGGCACCCGCTCCGCGCCCGCCAGCAGCGCCTCCTCGATGAGGCACTGCCCAGGCTCCGTCTGAACCCCGATCAGGCCGCCGCTCCGCAGGCCGCCTTCACTGGCGCTCCTGTTCAGGGCGTCTGGCTTGAAATCGGGTTCGGCGGCGGCGAGCATGCGCTCGATCAGTCACAGCGCAATCCGGATGTCGGCTATATTGCCGCCGAGGTTTTCGAGAACGGGCTGTGCTCGCTCATGTCCCGCATCGTGCCGGAAGGCGAAGAGGACACGATCACCCCGCCGGATCATTTCCGTATCTGGCCCGATGATGCGCGTCAGCTGCTGAAATCCCTGCCCGATGGCTGCCTCGACCGCGCCTATCTGATGTTCCCCGATCCGTGGCCCAAGGCACGCCATGCCAAGCGTCGCTTCATCCATCCGGAGAATATTCGCGAACTGGCCCGCCTGCTGAAGCCCGGCGCCGTCTGGCGCGTTGCGAGCGATCATCCCGTCTATCAGGACTGGGTGTTCGAGATCATGGGCGCGCAGGATCTGTTCGATGCGCCCCCGCCTGCCAAAGGCGAGCGCCCCGAAGGCTGGTCACCCACACGCTATGAAGCCAAGGCCTACCGCGAAGGCCGCGTGCCGTTCTACTGGACGTTCACGCGCCGCGGTGCCTGA
- a CDS encoding electron transfer flavoprotein-ubiquinone oxidoreductase encodes MSTQIEREEMEFDVVIVGGGPAGLSAAIRLRQLMPEATICLVEKGSEIGAHIVSGAVIEPRALAELFPDWQERGAPLKTPVTEEKVLFLTEKRGFAIPFIDKLMPAMANHGNYVVSLGEVCRWLGAQAEEMGVEIYPGFAAAEPYIEDGRLCGVITGDMGITREGEQGPNFAPGMILRAKQTILTEGVRGSISQRVMKQFNLRQGVDPQTYGLGIKEVWEIPAEKHKPGFVQHSFGWPMDDGTYGGAWLYHFGENLVSYGFVTGLDYSNTWLSPFQEMQRLKTHPEFAKHLEGGRRLIYGARALSEGGFQSLPRLSFPGGVLAGDSAGFLNMPKIKGTHTAMKSGMLAAEAVAEALGGEGPCEATSYTRRFKSSWLFKELFEARNVRPAFARWGNRLGALYAGIDSLIFRGRAPWTLHFRHTDHEALKPAEQCKPIAYPKPDGTLTFDLTSSVFLSGTNHEEDQPVHLKLRDPSKWLPVNWGIFRSPESRYCPAGVYEALEENSTMRLQINAQNCVHCKTCDIKDPTQNIDWCVPEGAGGPNYPVGM; translated from the coding sequence ATGAGCACGCAAATCGAACGCGAGGAAATGGAATTCGACGTGGTGATCGTCGGCGGAGGGCCCGCCGGCCTTTCCGCCGCCATCCGACTGCGTCAACTCATGCCGGAAGCCACGATCTGCCTTGTTGAAAAAGGCAGCGAAATCGGGGCGCATATCGTCTCGGGTGCGGTGATCGAACCCCGCGCCCTGGCCGAACTCTTCCCCGACTGGCAGGAACGCGGCGCACCGCTGAAAACCCCGGTGACGGAAGAAAAAGTGCTTTTCCTGACCGAAAAGCGCGGCTTCGCCATACCCTTCATCGACAAGCTCATGCCTGCCATGGCCAATCACGGCAATTATGTCGTGTCGCTGGGGGAGGTCTGCCGCTGGCTCGGCGCCCAGGCCGAGGAGATGGGCGTCGAGATCTATCCCGGCTTTGCCGCCGCCGAACCCTATATCGAGGATGGCCGCCTGTGCGGTGTCATCACCGGTGATATGGGCATCACGCGTGAGGGCGAGCAGGGGCCGAACTTCGCACCCGGCATGATCCTGCGGGCAAAACAGACCATCCTGACCGAGGGCGTGCGCGGCTCGATCAGCCAGCGCGTGATGAAGCAGTTCAATCTGCGTCAGGGCGTGGACCCGCAGACCTATGGGCTGGGCATCAAGGAAGTCTGGGAAATCCCCGCTGAAAAGCACAAGCCCGGCTTCGTGCAGCACAGCTTTGGCTGGCCGATGGATGACGGCACCTATGGCGGCGCCTGGCTCTATCATTTTGGCGAAAACCTCGTCTCCTACGGTTTTGTCACCGGGCTGGATTACAGCAATACCTGGCTCTCTCCCTTTCAGGAGATGCAGCGCCTCAAGACCCATCCCGAATTTGCGAAGCATCTCGAAGGCGGTCGCCGTCTGATCTATGGCGCGCGTGCGCTGTCCGAAGGCGGCTTCCAATCCCTGCCGCGCCTGTCCTTTCCGGGTGGTGTTCTGGCCGGTGATTCCGCAGGCTTCCTGAACATGCCCAAGATCAAGGGCACGCATACGGCGATGAAATCCGGCATGCTGGCTGCCGAAGCCGTGGCCGAGGCGCTGGGGGGTGAAGGCCCCTGCGAGGCCACAAGCTATACACGCCGTTTCAAGAGTTCCTGGCTGTTCAAGGAGTTGTTCGAGGCCCGCAATGTGCGCCCTGCCTTTGCCCGCTGGGGCAATCGCCTCGGCGCGCTCTATGCCGGAATCGACAGCCTGATTTTCCGTGGCCGCGCACCCTGGACGCTGCATTTCCGTCATACGGATCATGAAGCGCTCAAGCCTGCCGAGCAGTGCAAGCCCATTGCCTATCCGAAGCCGGATGGCACGCTGACCTTCGATCTCACCTCATCGGTGTTCCTGTCGGGCACCAATCATGAGGAGGACCAGCCGGTCCACCTGAAACTGCGTGACCCGTCGAAATGGCTGCCGGTCAACTGGGGCATTTTCCGCTCACCTGAAAGCCGCTACTGCCCGGCCGGTGTGTATGAGGCGCTAGAGGAAAACAGCACCATGCGCCTGCAGATCAACGCGCAGAACTGCGTGCACTGCAAGACCTGCGACATCAAGGATCCGACGCAGAATATCGACTGGTGTGTGCCCGAAGGGGCCGGTGGACCGAATTATCCTGTCGGTATGTGA
- a CDS encoding electron transfer flavoprotein subunit beta/FixA family protein, whose product MKIVVPVKRVVDYNIKPRVKADNSGVDTQGVKMSMNPFDEIAVEEAVRLREKGAASEIVVVTIGVAEAQPVLRTAMAMGADRAILVQTDAELEPLAVAKLLKAIVDRENPGLVIMGKQAIDDDMNATGQILAARLNWPQGTFASSVAVEDGRITVVREADGGLETVRLALPAVVTTDLRLNEPRYATMPNIMKAKKKPLETIAADTLGVDITPRLETVKVVEPPVRQAGIKVSSVAELVGKLRDEAKVI is encoded by the coding sequence ATGAAGATAGTGGTCCCGGTCAAGCGGGTGGTGGATTACAACATCAAGCCCCGCGTCAAGGCCGATAACAGCGGCGTCGACACGCAAGGCGTGAAGATGTCGATGAATCCCTTCGATGAAATTGCTGTCGAAGAAGCCGTCAGGCTTCGCGAAAAAGGCGCTGCCTCCGAAATCGTGGTGGTGACCATCGGCGTAGCCGAGGCGCAGCCCGTTCTGCGTACGGCCATGGCCATGGGTGCCGATCGTGCCATTCTGGTGCAGACCGATGCCGAACTGGAGCCGCTGGCTGTCGCGAAGCTGCTCAAGGCCATCGTCGATCGCGAAAATCCCGGTCTGGTCATCATGGGCAAGCAGGCCATTGATGACGACATGAATGCGACCGGCCAGATCCTGGCAGCACGCCTCAACTGGCCGCAGGGCACGTTTGCCAGTTCGGTTGCCGTCGAGGACGGGCGCATCACCGTGGTACGTGAGGCCGATGGCGGGCTCGAAACAGTGCGTCTTGCACTCCCGGCCGTGGTCACCACCGATCTGCGCCTAAACGAGCCGCGCTACGCCACCATGCCCAACATCATGAAGGCCAAGAAAAAGCCGCTCGAGACCATCGCTGCCGATACGCTGGGCGTGGACATCACGCCGCGTCTGGAAACAGTGAAGGTGGTCGAGCCGCCCGTGCGTCAGGCCGGTATAAAGGTATCGAGCGTTGCCGAGCTGGTTGGCAAGCTGCGTGACGAAGCGAAGGTGATCTGA